Genomic segment of Prochlorococcus marinus CUG1433:
GACAAAATATTAAATTTGTTAATTCAAAATTTACCAACAAATTGATTAATTTTGTTGTAAGCTCCGCGATCAAGCCAGAAAATGAAGAATTTTCATACTGCAGAGAAAACAATTTATCGATAAAACATCGTTCAGAGATACTTGCAATGCTAATGCGCACTTATACTACATTAGCGGTAGCCGGCAGCCACGGAAAAACATCAACCAGTACATTTCTATCTACAATACTTGAGTTATGTACACGTAATTCTTCTTCAATCACAGGAGGAATAATTCCTATTTACAACTCTAATTGTCATTTAGAAAATACAAAATACTTAGTAGCTGAAATTGATGAATCTGATGGAACAATTAGCAAATATAAGTCTGATATCGGAATAATTAATAACATTGATTTCGATCATTGCGATCACTTTTCTGATTTAAGTGAAGTCATATCTTCTTTTAAAAGTTTCGCTAAAAACTCTAAAAAATTACTACTTAATTTTGATTGTGAAACCGCAAGAAATAATTTTTATTCTAATTATAAGTGGTCAAACGCTACGGCTAAAAACGTAGCTTATGCAATAATTCCGACTGAAATTAATTCAAAGAATACAATTGGCAAATATTATGAAAATGGAAATTTCATAAGTAGTATAAATATTCCAATTCCAGGATTACACAATCTATCGAATATCACCGCTGCAATAGCAGCTTCAAGAATGATTGGAGTAGATTTTATAGAAATTAAGAAAAATATAAAATATCTGAAACTCCCAAAAAAAAGATTTGAATTCAGAGGCCATATAGATGAAAGAAGTTTATATGATGATTATGCACATCACCCAAACGAAATAAAAGAGACGATTAAATTAGGACGATTATTAATTCAGCAAAAACATAATCATGAATGTCAACAAAGTAGATTAATAGCTTTATTTCAACCTCATAGATATTCTCGAGTAAAGCAATTTACTAAAGAATTGGCTGAAGAATTATCAAAAGCAGATGTTATTTATGTAACCAGTATTTATGGAGCAGGCGAAGAAAACGAAGATAAACTTACTTCGAAAATTATCACTGATCTGATTTATAAAAAAAATAAAAATGTCAGTTACATAAATAATTATTATGAAGTTACAAAAAAGTTTTACAAATTAACTCAAAAAGGGGATT
This window contains:
- the murC gene encoding UDP-N-acetylmuramate--L-alanine ligase is translated as MDKKLLLKSHFHFIGIGGIGMSALAIGLLKKGCSVSGSDLVKNDETKKLEELGALIFTSQIRQNIKFVNSKFTNKLINFVVSSAIKPENEEFSYCRENNLSIKHRSEILAMLMRTYTTLAVAGSHGKTSTSTFLSTILELCTRNSSSITGGIIPIYNSNCHLENTKYLVAEIDESDGTISKYKSDIGIINNIDFDHCDHFSDLSEVISSFKSFAKNSKKLLLNFDCETARNNFYSNYKWSNATAKNVAYAIIPTEINSKNTIGKYYENGNFISSINIPIPGLHNLSNITAAIAASRMIGVDFIEIKKNIKYLKLPKKRFEFRGHIDERSLYDDYAHHPNEIKETIKLGRLLIQQKHNHECQQSRLIALFQPHRYSRVKQFTKELAEELSKADVIYVTSIYGAGEENEDKLTSKIITDLIYKKNKNVSYINNYYEVTKKFYKLTQKGDLILNMGAGDCHNFWSILNKKQLKKITNL